The sequence CTCTAACCTCTAATAGTCCAACCCAACCGAATTCAGCCCTTCCCTTTACTAGTCTAAATCACTCAAATCAAGAACAATTGAAGAGTAGTGTAGATCGACTTTAACGAGGAAGTTAAGTGGGAACAAGAATCTGAAGATGAGGTGCATGTACTTGAGAATGGTAAAATTGACTTAAAAGCAAATGGTTAAGAAAGTGATGACACCTTATCTAGTTATGAATCTGTTGATAATGGTAGCCTAGGCAGTGATGCAGATGAAGAGACACCCATTTCTAGGATGGCTAGATATATGATAGGGAGGGAGGTTATAGAATCTACAAGGACGATAGAGTTTCAAGAAGGTCAAATTTTTGAAGATGGTTATCATTTTAGGAAAGTATTGAAAGATTATGTGATCCAAGAAGGATTTACATTAGCTagagagaaaaatgaaaagacaaGAGTAAGTGCTAAATGTGGTACCTATAATTATCCTTGGAGAATTTATGCCTCTCAATTGCTAGATGGTGTGACATTTAAAGTCAAGATATGTAAAGAACGACATACTtacataagaaaaacaaaaaatgctaAAGTAACTTCTAATTGGATTGCAAGTAAACTTGAATCACTGATTCAATCAAATCCTGATGTTAAAATAGGAGTATTAGAGAATGATTTAAGAACAACCTATGGGGTTAAATGTGGTAAGCAGAAAATATATAGGGCAAAGAAGAAGGCTCTTGATAGGATGGGAGGGGACCATGCTGGGAGTTACAAAAAACTATACAAATATGCAAACATATGGATGATACAAAATCTTGGTACTATGGCATTGATAAAGGCTGCTAGACCAGCCATCATTGACAATCCACAATTTCAAAGGTTTTTCCTTAGTTTTCTTGCACAAAAGCAAGGATTTTTAACTGGATGTAGGTCTTTTATTGGCCTTGACGGATGCCATTTAAAAGGACCTTTCGGTGGAATTTTATTATCTGCTGTGGCATTAGATGCAAATAGTGGGATATTTCCAATTGCAATATGTGTATGTGAGGGGGAAAGCACAGGTACATGGGgttggtttttaaatttgttgaatGAATATATTGGGGAAGTTGAAACTAGGATTATTTCGTTTATGTCTGATAGACAAAAAGGAGTATTAGCAAGTTTGCAGCAAATTTTCTCTCAACATAAAACTAGATTTTGTGCAAAGCATATTTATGCCAATTTTAGAGGAAAATTTTCAGGTTTGAAGCTTATGGGTTTGTTTTGGGCAGCAGCAAGGGCAACAAATgctc comes from Ziziphus jujuba cultivar Dongzao chromosome 6, ASM3175591v1 and encodes:
- the LOC125418882 gene encoding uncharacterized protein LOC125418882, producing the protein MKFDVIIHVFGEIYNIEDVDPDDFSLVRLLSDSNLISIGERIIIDDYFKLGVDILGAKGSDADEETPISRMARYMIGREVIESTRTIEFQEGQIFEDGYHFRKVLKDYVIQEGFTLAREKNEKTRVSAKCGTYNYPWRIYASQLLDGVTFKVKICKERHTYIRKTKNAKVTSNWIASKLESLIQSNPDVKIGVLENDLRTTYGVKCGKQKIYRAKKKALDRMGGDHAGSYKKLYKYANIWMIQNLGTMALIKAARPAIIDNPQFQRFFLSFLAQKQGFLTGCRSFIGLDGCHLKGPFGGILLSAVALDANSGIFPIAICVCEGESTGTWGWFLNLLNEYIGEVETRIISFMSDRQKGVLASLQQIFSQHKTRFCAKHIYANFRGKFSGLKLMGLFWAAARATNAQDFKRNMDEIKVVKEDAYKWLMEIPFCHWSRHGFDKSVKNEHITNNIIESFNSWLGESRQKPIITLIEDIRRKVMKML